In Pantoea cypripedii, the DNA window GTGCGATTACCCTGATGGCGGCACAGGCAATCAAAGAACAGTATCTGAAAAACCCCGGTCCACTGGTACAGGCATAAGCGCATGAAATTAAAATCATTGTTAATTGCTAATGCCGTACTGCTGGGAAGTATCGCAGTACAGGCGCACGCGGCAGATGATGCTCAACTGATCAAGAAGGGTGAATACCTGTCGCGTCTCGGCGACTGTATGGCCTGTCACTCGGTAGCGGGTAAGCCGGACTATGCCGGTGGCCTGGCGATTGAGTCGAATCTTGGCACCATCTACTCCACCAACATCACGCCGGATAAAGAACACGGTATCGGTAACTATACCGAGCAGCAGTTCTCCGACGCGGTGCGTAAAGGCGTGCTGCCGGATGGCTCGCGTCTCTACCCGGCGATGCCATACCCGGATTACGCCAAAATCAGCGATGAAGATATGCACGCGTTGTATGTCTACTTTATGCAGGGCGTGAAACCGAGTGCCGAGCAACCGCCGGAAACTAAACTGAGCTTCCCGTTCAGCCAGCGCTGGGGCATGCGTTTCTGGAACTGGGCGTTCACCTCTGATAAGCCGTTCCAGCCCATTGGTGGCGCATCGGAAGAGGTGAACCGTGGCGCGTACATCGTTGAGAGCCTAGGCCACTGCGGCAGCTGCCATACGCCGCGCGGCTTGGGTATGAATGAGAAAGCGCTCGACAGCAGCGATGCGCAGTTCCTGGCAGGCGGCAGCCTGAACAACTGGGATGTGCCGTCCCTGCGTGGCCTGCCGCGCTGGAGTGAGCAGGAGATCGTTGATTACCTGCAAACTGGCCGTAACGATAAAGCGGCAGTGGGCGGTGAGATGAAGTCGGTGATTGAGCACAGCAGCTCGCACATGACCGATGCCGACCTGAAAGCCATCGCGGCCTATCTGAAGTTCCTGGGGGGGAATCCACCGCTGCAGGCGTATAACGTGCAGGCTCAGCAGGCGACGGAAGCGAAGCTGACGGCAGGGAAAAATCTGTCAGAAGGTGAGCGTCTGTACCTCGACAACTGTGGTGCTTGCCACTTTGTCACCGGTAAAGGTGCGCCGGGTGTGTTCCCGGAACTGGATCAGGCCACTATCGTGAATGCCAAAGATCCCACCGGGTTGATCCACACCATTCTGGCCGGTGCGCAACAGCCATCGACAGAGAAGACGGCCTCAACGTTGTTGATGCCTGGCTTCGCTAATCGTCTGAGCGATGATGAAGTGGCGCAACTGGCAACCTTCATCCGTCAGGGCTGGAGCAACAACGCACCGGCAGTCACCAAAGATCAGGTGACTGAAGTGCGTAAGTCATTGAAGTAATTGTTCGCATGTAGGGAGCGCATTTATGCGCTCCTTTTTAATGATAGGTATGTATCACTTCCAGCACGCCGTTGATAATAAACTGCACGCCCATACACACCAGCAGGAAGCCCATCAGGCGTGAAATCGCCTCAATACCGCCTTTCCCCACCAGCTTCATAATCGCGCCAGAGCTGCGCAGCGATATCCACAAAATCACCGAAACTAAAAAGAAGATCATCACCGGTGCCACGGCGATCACCCAGCCGGGGAAATCAACGCCGCTGCGTATCGTTGACGCCGAGCTGATGATCATCGCGATGGTTCCCGGACCAGCCGTGCTGGGCATTGCCAGCGGCACAAAAGCGATATTCACGCTTTCACGTTGGTTATCACTGGATTCCATCTCGTCGTGCTTATGCTCCGCTTCCACCGAATGGCCAACTGGTTTGGCGGGAAACAACATACGAAAGCCGATAAAGGCCACTATCAGCCCACCCGCCATACGCAGGCCGGGGATGGAGATACCAAAGGTGTGGAGTACCGCCGTACCGGCATACCAGGCCACCATCATAATCAGGAAAACGTAGATGGAGGCCTGCATGGCCTGGCGGTTGCGTTCCTGAAAATTCATATCGCCAGCGAGGCCCAGGAACAGCGCGACGGTGGTGAGTGGATTGGCAAGGGGCAGAATAACCACCAGCCCAAGGCCAATGGCTTTGAAAAGTTCCAGCATGTCGATTCCTTCTGATGTAGACGCGCCGATAACATATCAGCGCGTGGCACAGTTTACGGAGACAACGTGGCAAATCTTGCGCGGGCGTGTGGTTAGTGTTTCGGACGATCCAGCGCTTCAATCAGCTCGGGGAAAAAGTCTTCCAGCAGCTCGGGCGTCATCAGGTCCGGATATTGGATCAGATGTTCGCGAATACGCTCGTTCACATCCGGGATCAGCCGCTGCGCCGCATCGTTGGCGCTGATTTTTTTCTGCTTCATCAGGCGCAGGACATCATCAGGCAGGCTGTCTTCATCTTCGGCTTCTTCCACCGCTTCGAGATCGTCCAGCTCATCCAGCATATCCATTAATGCTTCAATTTGTGGCGTGCGTGACTGGTATTCCTCTGGCTTTTCCTCCTCCAGATAACGCAGCAGAGCGCGCACTGGTGAGCCATCTGGCGTTGAGGGCGGTTCGCTGGCAAACCAGTCCAGTAAATCATGCTGGCTCACCTGATGGACGTGATAACCGTTATCCACCAGTTCATCCGCCAGGATATCGGCGGTGTCATGCTCAATCAGGCAAATATGGGTGCGATTAGGGGTGAACTGCTCCAGCCACTGGTAAATCTCTTCGATTACGCTGTCTTCGTAATTGAAGTTGTGGTTCAGGTAGCTGCCGTCCTGCTGATGTACGCTAATACGAATCAGGTCGGGATCGAAGTAAATCGCAATGTTGATGCCTTTCATGCGCGCTGTCCTATGTGATCCAAAACGCCACTATAGCGTTAATGATGTTGCGGGGAAATCACAGCGCAAGGGAAGGACGTGACAGGCAGCACGGACGTGCGATTTTGCCGGGGAGAGGGACAGCGCGATAAACCCACAGGCAAGGGACAGCTTGCCTGTGCGCCTCGCGCCGCCCCGGAATCAATTACATGCCGATATATTTTTTACCCTGCTTCAGCACCACGTCGCAGGCTTTGGTTTTCAGTTTCTCGCCCATGGTGGAATTGCTCAGGCTGGCCAGGTCGAGCTGCTGGCCGTTACCGGTGTTCAGCAAGCCCTGTAATCCCTGTTGATAATCGGTTTTCTGCTCCTGTGCGGTGGTGTCGTTCAGGCCGAGTTTGCCCAATACCTGATCTTTAACTGACTGCACGTTGTTTTTCACCACGTTGTGCTCAACGCAATACTGCATCACACCGGCAGCATTGGTCATGCTATTGGCGCTCACCGCTTTATCACCGCCGTTCAACAGGCCGGTGATGGAGGAGAGCGACATTCCGCCAGTCTGCGCACCGCTGGTGGTGGTGCTATTCTGCTGGCTCAGCTGTGATGCTGCGCTGCTCAGTTGATCCTGCCAGCTCGCCGCCGATGCGCTACCAGCAACCAGCGCCGCCGCCATACCCAATCCCCAAATCACACGTTGTGTTGTTGTATTCATCTCAACCTCATTTTTTCTTTAATGGCTGACTGATGTCAGTTTTGCTTAAGAAAGGGCAGACCTAAGAAAGTTCCAGGATGCAGGGGAGATTGAGATTGTTCTGGGTTTTAACGCCGGGTGCGGGGGCGGAAGAAGGGAAACGCTGCTTTTTTCAACGCTTGGCGCACACTCCCATTGATTCCGGTTGCGTGCCTTGTCTGTAACGGTATAATCCCCAACGTTTTCCGCATCCTCTTCAGTGCCGAAGTGGCGAAATCGGTAGACGCAGTTGATTCAAAATCAACCGTAGAAATACGTGCCGGTTCGAGTCCGGCCTTCGGCACCATACGATGCAATCAAGTCGCTTACGAGCGGCTTTTTTTGTGTCTGGAATCCGTGCCATACAAGGCTTTTCGTGATTTTTTCTACCTGATTCAATTTACACCAACTTGCTGACATGGGGACATCTGCGGGGGATATTCCGGTTAGATAATGTTTGTACCCAAACGAAACCTTTGAAAGGATACTCATCATGGTTATGGGATGGTTTTGCTGGTTCACCCTGACGGTTCGAAATACTGGCGGCTACGTTTTCGCTTCGATGGTAAAGAGAAGAAGCTGGCGTTGGGGAAATCCCCCCTGAAGTTTCGCTGGCACTTATCAGCACGTAAGTAGTTAGTTAACGGCGTCGATCCCAGTTAGAGCACAATGAACAAGGTCATCAGCGTCAATCGCACAGACATTCAGCCAAATATTGAGAGTTTTTTTCTCCTCAACTCATGTATTTTTACCGGGAAAACGTTGTGGAGAAACAAATATATATGTTGTTTTGCTGGACGATACCCGAGTGTATTTTCTGATCTTTTATTAAAAACTTCTTTTGCCTTAGCGCGGATAGAAGCACGTTGAGCACCAATTTCCCAAATAGAATCACCTTCAGGAACAAAACCTAAACCTAAACTCGTTCTACACTCATCATCTCAGCCAGAATATTGAACACTCTCATCTGATGGGAAATGAACTTTTGCAGCAGGGCCTACCGTTGCAAAAATTAAACGCCGTAATAATTCAGGAATACCGCTCTGACCATCTTGCCGTTCACCCCATTTTGAAAGGTGAGTTGCATTAATCCAGCGTATCACAGAATCTGGTCTGACATTTTCAGATGGCTGCAACATGTCCCTTTCAAATACGCCACCAGCTATAAACTGCAAACTCTAGCTTCTAGAGCATCGCGGATCGCTTGGGAATTATTTGCTATTGGTGTACGGAAACCCCGCTTAAAATCCGCAAGTGTTGATGTCGCCACATTGGCCTTGAATGCGAGTTCTTGTTGGGACCAAGCAAGAAGAGCTCTGGCGGCTTTAACTTGCTTTGATGTGAGGAGCTATTTCATTGCATGACCTCATATTTAAAATATGAGACTACAATACTTGTCTAAAAGATGAACATCAATGTAGAGCGTATTTTCGACTGCTGGCTCTGAAGGGAGAATCGCTAATATCGCAATATACTTATCAACGGAGAGTGGGTAAGGTAGTCAAAACGCCTCAATACGGCGTTTTGACTATAGGTATGTGATTAAATTCGATCTATACAGGTAAGGGAATTAGCTAGGAAGTTGTTTACTCCATCTTGTCAATATTTCTTCAGCCAATTGTTTTGCTTCTTCCACGATAAATTTACGTCCCTCTCTATTATGCTCTTGGTGAGCAGACATTACTTTTTCTGCTAGAGCGATATGCCGACGGTCATCGTTTCGAAACTCAGGTAAATCTAAGTGTTTGAATACATCAGCAACCTGAATAGAAACATTGTGTGCATCAATCCATTCCTGAACAGTTTGGGAGTTTAGAAGCCCGCATAGGTAGTAAGCTGTTTCTTTATCATCAAAAGCTGAAAAATAAACTTTATGATCAGGTATGTAAGGACGAGTGCCTACCAAGGGAACATCATTGCTTCCAGCTACTGCGGCATAGAATGATGAAGACATTTCGGGCCAGATGACCTTCCAAGGCTTAAATGTGTACTCACCGACATTATAAACGGCATGGAAAGGTGCACCTTTCATTTGCCTACGATAAGTCGAACGTGCCTGCAGAAGAGGTTCATATGAATCGAACCAAGCTGCGGTTTTTCTCATCTCATGCTTGTTTAGGCGCTCTTCTGCTTCAGCATAATCGGCAATTGATATTCCCGTATTGGGCACAAATGTGAAAAGACGGTCTTTATTGTCAACATCAGGCGCGCTGATTTTGAGATAGCACTCTTCAAAATCGCTAGCTCCTTTAATGAGAGGGTAAAGATCTGTAGGCTCTACCCATGCCTGTTTAACCGGTCCTATTTCCTTTTTACCAGCTTCTGGCCGGCTTCTAATCTGAACATGGGTTTCGTTCACGTTGAGTATAGGTACGAAGAATACCCCGTTAAGATCGGTTGTAATTCCTTTCCTGC includes these proteins:
- a CDS encoding MarC family NAAT transporter, whose amino-acid sequence is MLELFKAIGLGLVVILPLANPLTTVALFLGLAGDMNFQERNRQAMQASIYVFLIMMVAWYAGTAVLHTFGISIPGLRMAGGLIVAFIGFRMLFPAKPVGHSVEAEHKHDEMESSDNQRESVNIAFVPLAMPSTAGPGTIAMIISSASTIRSGVDFPGWVIAVAPVMIFFLVSVILWISLRSSGAIMKLVGKGGIEAISRLMGFLLVCMGVQFIINGVLEVIHTYH
- a CDS encoding c-type cytochrome, with product MKLKSLLIANAVLLGSIAVQAHAADDAQLIKKGEYLSRLGDCMACHSVAGKPDYAGGLAIESNLGTIYSTNITPDKEHGIGNYTEQQFSDAVRKGVLPDGSRLYPAMPYPDYAKISDEDMHALYVYFMQGVKPSAEQPPETKLSFPFSQRWGMRFWNWAFTSDKPFQPIGGASEEVNRGAYIVESLGHCGSCHTPRGLGMNEKALDSSDAQFLAGGSLNNWDVPSLRGLPRWSEQEIVDYLQTGRNDKAAVGGEMKSVIEHSSSHMTDADLKAIAAYLKFLGGNPPLQAYNVQAQQATEAKLTAGKNLSEGERLYLDNCGACHFVTGKGAPGVFPELDQATIVNAKDPTGLIHTILAGAQQPSTEKTASTLLMPGFANRLSDDEVAQLATFIRQGWSNNAPAVTKDQVTEVRKSLK
- a CDS encoding DUF2501 domain-containing protein → MNTTTQRVIWGLGMAAALVAGSASAASWQDQLSSAASQLSQQNSTTTSGAQTGGMSLSSITGLLNGGDKAVSANSMTNAAGVMQYCVEHNVVKNNVQSVKDQVLGKLGLNDTTAQEQKTDYQQGLQGLLNTGNGQQLDLASLSNSTMGEKLKTKACDVVLKQGKKYIGM